A DNA window from Sphaeramia orbicularis chromosome 22, fSphaOr1.1, whole genome shotgun sequence contains the following coding sequences:
- the stag1a gene encoding cohesin subunit SA-1a isoform X2, translating into MITSELSVLQDSSNESGATDAVGLSMSMSEMEDPEAKGKKKRGRPGKQAPTSNKKPRKSPTDKTMGMARGRGKANGVAQHNGDGGDPVTLFEVVKLGKSAMQSVVDEWIESYKQDRDLALLDLINFFIQCSGCKGTVRIEMFRNMQNAEIIRKMTEEFDEDSGDYPLTMPGPMWKKFRYNFCEFISVLIRQCQYSIIYDEYMMDTVISLLTGLSDSQVRAFRHTSTLAAMKLMTALVNVALNLSIHQDNTQRQYEAERNKIAGKRANEKLELLLQKRKELQENQDEIENMMNSIFKGIFVHRYRDAIAEIRAICIEEIGVWMKMYSDAFLNDSYLKYVGWTLHDRQGEVRLKCLKALQNLYTNRELFPKLELFTNRFKDRIVSMTLDKEYDVAVEAIRLVTLILQGSEDALSNEDCENVYHLVYSAHRPVAVAAGEFLHRKLFSRHDPQAEEALAKRRGRSSPNGNLIRMLVLFFLESELHEHAAYLVDSLWESSQELLKDWECMTELLLEEPVQGEEVLSDRQESALIELTVCTIRQAAEAHPPVGRGTGKRVLTAKERKTQIDDKTKLTEHFIMALPMLLSKYQADSEKVANLLQIPQFFDLDVYSAGRMEKHLDALLKQIRLVVEKHIETDVLEACSKTYSILCSEEYTIMNRVDIARSQLIDEMTDRFAHSVEELLQEAEEADDDDIYNVLSTLKRLTAFHNAHDLTRWDLFGNCYRLLKAGIEQGSMPEQIAVQALQCSHYSILWQLVKITEGAPTKDDLVALRRVVKSFLAVCQQCLSNVNTPVKEQAFMLLCDLLMIFSHQLVSGGREGLQPLVFNPDSTLQNELLNFVLDHVFIDQDDESQSMEGDEEDEANKIEALHKRRNLLAAFCKLIIYDIVDMPAAADIFKHYMKYYNDYGDIIKETLSKTRQTDKILCAKTLILSLQQLFNELLQDQGPNLDRTSSHVSGIKELARRFALTFGLDQIKTREAVATLHKDGIEFAFKYQNPRGPEFPPINLAFLEVLSEFSSKLIRQDKKTVHSYLEKFMSESMSERREDVWLPLISYRNSLLTGGDEDHMSVTSGSSSKTGSVRSKKGRPPLHKKRIEESSVEGSWMMRNDTLPTPGALQTPQLTSTVLRENRPAEHMPDPDSEPGSENDFVHNPQMQMSWLGQQKMEEVNRKDRTGMNYIKSRSNQGVRQTVRGLMEDDAEPIFEDVMMSSRGQLEDMNEEFEDTMVIDLPPSRNRRERAELRPDFFDSAAMIEDESGFSMPMF; encoded by the exons GGACTCGTCCAATGAATCCGGGGCGACAGACGCAGTGGGACTCAGTATGAGCATGAGTGAGATGGAGGATCCAGAGGCAAAAGGCAAGAAGAAGAGAGGGCGGCCTGGGAAACAAGCCCCG ACATCAAATAAGAAGCCCAGGAAGTCCCCAACGGACAAGACTATGGGCATGGCCAGAGGGCGGGGGAAAGCCAATGGTGTGGCTCAACACAACGGAGACGGCGGAGACCCCGTCACGCTGTTTGAAGTGGTTAAACTAGGAAAGAGTGCCATGCAG TCGGTGGTGGACGAGTGGATCGAGTCCTATAAACAGGACAGAGACCTGGCCTTGCTCGACCTCATCAATTTTTTCATCCAGTGCTCAGGCTGCAAAG GTACCGTGAGGATCGAGATGTTCAGGAACATGCAGAACGCAGAGATCATCCGTAAGATGACTGAAGAGTTTGATGAG GACAGCGGGGATTACCCTCTCACCATGCCAGGGCCAATGTGGAAGAAATTTCGCTACAATTTCTGCGAGTTCATCTCCGTTTTGATCCGACAGTGTCAGTACAGCATCATCTATGACGAGTACATGATGGACACGGTGATTTCGCTCCTCACGGGACTTTCTGACTCCCAAGTCCGAGCGTTCAGACACACCTCCACATTAGCAG CGATGAAGCTCATGACGGCGCTGGTGAATGTAGCGCTGAACCTGAGCATTCACCAGGACAACACTCAGAGACAGTATGAGGCAGAGAGGAACAAGATCGCCGGCAAACGGGCCAACGAGAAGCTGGAACTGCTGCTACAGAAGAGGAAGGAG CTGCAAGAAAACCAAGATGAAATTGAGAACATGATGAACTCCATATTCAAGGGTATATTTGTGCATCGCTACAg GGATGCGATTGCAGAGATCAGAGCGATCTGCATCGAGGAGATCGGAGTCTGGATGAAGATGTACAGTGATGCTTTCCTTAATGACAGTTACCTGAAATATGTGGGTTGGACGCTACATGACAGG CAAGGAGAGGTGCGCCTGAAGTGCCTGAAGGCTCTGCAGAACCTTTACACAAACCGAGAACTGTTCCCCAAGCTTGAGCTTTTCACAAACCGCTTCAAG GACCGTATAGTATCGATGACACTGGATAAAGAGTATGATGTTGCTGTGGAGGCGATCCGACTGGTCACACTTATCTTGCA GGGAAGTGAAGATGCTTTGTCAAATGAGGACTGCGAGAATGTGTATCACCTGGTTTACTCTGCACACCGACCTGTAGCTGTTGCTGCAGGGGAGTTCCTGCACAGGAA GTTATTCAGTCGTCATGATCCACAGGCAGAAGAAGCTCTGGCAAAGCGCAGAGGGAGGAGCAGTCCCAACGGAAACCTCATCCGCATGTTGGTGCTCTTTTTCTTGGAGAGTGAG CTCCATGAACATGCAGCCTACCTGGTGGACTCACTGTGGGAAAGCTCTCAGGAGCTGCTGAAAGACTGGGAGTGTATGACTGAACTGCTGCTAGAGGAGCCTGTGCAGGGAGAGGAGG TGTTATCAGACAGACAGGAGAGTGCGCTGATAGAGCTGACAGTTTGCACCATCCGTCAGGCAGCAGAGGCACACCCACCTGTCGGCAGAGGCACCGGCAAAAGG GTGCTGACAGCAAAGGAGAGGAAGACCCAGATAGATGATAAGACCAAACTGACCGAGCACTTCATCATGGCTCTGCCGATGCTGCTGTCGAAG TATCAGGCGGATTCGGAGAAAGTGGCCAATCTGTTGCAGATCCCTCAGTTCTTCGACCTGGATGTGTACAGCGCCGGGCGCATGGAGAAGCACCTTGACGCCTTACTGAAGCAGATCCGTCTGGTGGTGGAGAAGCACATTGAGACGGACGTTCTGGAGGCCTGCAGTAAGACCTACAGCATCCTCTGCTCGGAGGAGTACACCATCATGAACCGTGTGGACATCGCACGCTCGCAGCTCATCGATGAGATGACCGACCGCTTTGCACACTCAGTGGAGGAGCTGCTGCAGGAG gCAGAAGAGGCTGATGATGACGACATCTACAACGTTTTATCTACTCTTAAAAGACTCACAGCCTTTCACAA TGCCCACGACCTGACGCGATGGGATTTGTTTGGTAACTGCTACCGCCTGCTGAAAGCGGGCATTGAGCAGGGCTCCATGCCGGAGCAGATAGCGGTCCAGGCCCTGCAGTGCTCCCACTACTCCATCCTCTGGCAGCTGGTGAAGATCACAGAGGGGGCTCCCACCAAG GACGACCTGGTGGCTCTCAGGAGAGTAGTCAAGTCTTTCCTGGCTGTGTGCCAGCAGTGCCTGTCCAACGTCAACACACCGGTCAAAgaacag GCGTTCATGCTCCTCTGTGACCTGCTGATGATCTTCAGTCATCAGCTGGTCTCTGGCGGCAGAGAGGGCCTCCAGCCACTGGTCTTCAACCCAGACAGCACTCTGCAGAACGAGCTGCTCAACTTCGTCCTAGACCACGTCTTCATCGACCAGGACGATGAGAGCCAGAGCATGG AGGgagatgaggaggatgaagccAATAAAATCGAAGCTCTCCATAAGAGGAGAAACCTGCTCGCAGCTTTCTGCAAACTCATCATCTATGACATCGTGGACATGCCCGCTGCTGCTGACATCTTCAAGCACTACATGAAG TATTACAATGACTACGGTGACATCATCAAGGAGACTCTGAGTAAAACCAGACAGACGGACAAGATTCTGTGTGCCAAGACACTCATCCTCAGTCTGCAACAG TTGTTCAATGAGCTGCTGCAGGATCAGGGTCCTAACCTGGACCGAACGTCGTCCCACGTCAGCGGCATCAAAGAGCTGGCACGACGCTTCGCCCTCACCTTCGGCCTCGATCAGATCAAGACCAGAGAGGCCGTGGCCACGCTGCACAA GGATGGAATAGAGTTTGCTTTTAAGTACCAGAatcctcgaggaccagagtttccTCCTATTAACCTGGCGTTCCTGGAGGTCCTGAGTGAATTCTCCTCCAAACTAATCCGCCAAGACAAAAAGACGGT CCACTCGTACCTGGAGAAGTTCATGTCGGAGTCCATGTCGGAGCGCCGCGAGGACGTGTGGCTGCCGCTGATCTCCTACAGGAACAGTCTGCTGACGGGCGGAGACGAGGACCACATGTCCGTCACGTCAGGATCCAGCAGCAAAACTGGCTCGGTGCGTAGCAAGAAGGGACGACCGCCGCTACACAAGAAACGCATCGAAG AGAGCAGTGTGGAGGGGTCGTGGATGATGCGTAACGACACGCTGCCAACACCGGGGGCGCTGCAGACCCCTCAGCTCACCTCCACAGTCCTCAGAGAGAACAGACCAGCAGAACACATGCCAGACCCCGACTCAGAGCCCGGATCAGAAAACGACTTTGTACACAA TCCTCAGATGCAGATGTCGTGGCTCGGTCAGCAGAAGATGGAGGAGGTGAACAGGAAGGATCGGACGGGGATGAACTACATCAAGTCACGCAGCAATCAGGGCGTGCGGCAGACTGT GCGTGGGCTGATGGAGGATGACGCGGAGCCCATCTTCGAGGACGTGATGATGTCCTCGCGGGGTCAACTGGAGGACATGAACGAAGAGTTTGAAGACACTATGGTCATCGACCTG CCTCCATCAAGGAACAGACGTGAAAGAGCAGAATTAAGACCAGACTTCTTTGACTCTGCAGCAATGATTGAGGATGAGTCA
- the stag1a gene encoding cohesin subunit SA-1a isoform X1 — protein MITSELSVLQDSSNESGATDAVGLSMSMSEMEDPEAKGKKKRGRPGKQAPTSNKKPRKSPTDKTMGMARGRGKANGVAQHNGDGGDPVTLFEVVKLGKSAMQSVVDEWIESYKQDRDLALLDLINFFIQCSGCKGTVRIEMFRNMQNAEIIRKMTEEFDEDSGDYPLTMPGPMWKKFRYNFCEFISVLIRQCQYSIIYDEYMMDTVISLLTGLSDSQVRAFRHTSTLAAMKLMTALVNVALNLSIHQDNTQRQYEAERNKIAGKRANEKLELLLQKRKELQENQDEIENMMNSIFKGIFVHRYRDAIAEIRAICIEEIGVWMKMYSDAFLNDSYLKYVGWTLHDRQGEVRLKCLKALQNLYTNRELFPKLELFTNRFKDRIVSMTLDKEYDVAVEAIRLVTLILQGSEDALSNEDCENVYHLVYSAHRPVAVAAGEFLHRKLFSRHDPQAEEALAKRRGRSSPNGNLIRMLVLFFLESELHEHAAYLVDSLWESSQELLKDWECMTELLLEEPVQGEEVLSDRQESALIELTVCTIRQAAEAHPPVGRGTGKRVLTAKERKTQIDDKTKLTEHFIMALPMLLSKYQADSEKVANLLQIPQFFDLDVYSAGRMEKHLDALLKQIRLVVEKHIETDVLEACSKTYSILCSEEYTIMNRVDIARSQLIDEMTDRFAHSVEELLQEAEEADDDDIYNVLSTLKRLTAFHNAHDLTRWDLFGNCYRLLKAGIEQGSMPEQIAVQALQCSHYSILWQLVKITEGAPTKDDLVALRRVVKSFLAVCQQCLSNVNTPVKEQAFMLLCDLLMIFSHQLVSGGREGLQPLVFNPDSTLQNELLNFVLDHVFIDQDDESQSMEGDEEDEANKIEALHKRRNLLAAFCKLIIYDIVDMPAAADIFKHYMKYYNDYGDIIKETLSKTRQTDKILCAKTLILSLQQLFNELLQDQGPNLDRTSSHVSGIKELARRFALTFGLDQIKTREAVATLHKDGIEFAFKYQNPRGPEFPPINLAFLEVLSEFSSKLIRQDKKTVHSYLEKFMSESMSERREDVWLPLISYRNSLLTGGDEDHMSVTSGSSSKTGSVRSKKGRPPLHKKRIEEESSVEGSWMMRNDTLPTPGALQTPQLTSTVLRENRPAEHMPDPDSEPGSENDFVHNPQMQMSWLGQQKMEEVNRKDRTGMNYIKSRSNQGVRQTVRGLMEDDAEPIFEDVMMSSRGQLEDMNEEFEDTMVIDLPPSRNRRERAELRPDFFDSAAMIEDESGFSMPMF, from the exons GGACTCGTCCAATGAATCCGGGGCGACAGACGCAGTGGGACTCAGTATGAGCATGAGTGAGATGGAGGATCCAGAGGCAAAAGGCAAGAAGAAGAGAGGGCGGCCTGGGAAACAAGCCCCG ACATCAAATAAGAAGCCCAGGAAGTCCCCAACGGACAAGACTATGGGCATGGCCAGAGGGCGGGGGAAAGCCAATGGTGTGGCTCAACACAACGGAGACGGCGGAGACCCCGTCACGCTGTTTGAAGTGGTTAAACTAGGAAAGAGTGCCATGCAG TCGGTGGTGGACGAGTGGATCGAGTCCTATAAACAGGACAGAGACCTGGCCTTGCTCGACCTCATCAATTTTTTCATCCAGTGCTCAGGCTGCAAAG GTACCGTGAGGATCGAGATGTTCAGGAACATGCAGAACGCAGAGATCATCCGTAAGATGACTGAAGAGTTTGATGAG GACAGCGGGGATTACCCTCTCACCATGCCAGGGCCAATGTGGAAGAAATTTCGCTACAATTTCTGCGAGTTCATCTCCGTTTTGATCCGACAGTGTCAGTACAGCATCATCTATGACGAGTACATGATGGACACGGTGATTTCGCTCCTCACGGGACTTTCTGACTCCCAAGTCCGAGCGTTCAGACACACCTCCACATTAGCAG CGATGAAGCTCATGACGGCGCTGGTGAATGTAGCGCTGAACCTGAGCATTCACCAGGACAACACTCAGAGACAGTATGAGGCAGAGAGGAACAAGATCGCCGGCAAACGGGCCAACGAGAAGCTGGAACTGCTGCTACAGAAGAGGAAGGAG CTGCAAGAAAACCAAGATGAAATTGAGAACATGATGAACTCCATATTCAAGGGTATATTTGTGCATCGCTACAg GGATGCGATTGCAGAGATCAGAGCGATCTGCATCGAGGAGATCGGAGTCTGGATGAAGATGTACAGTGATGCTTTCCTTAATGACAGTTACCTGAAATATGTGGGTTGGACGCTACATGACAGG CAAGGAGAGGTGCGCCTGAAGTGCCTGAAGGCTCTGCAGAACCTTTACACAAACCGAGAACTGTTCCCCAAGCTTGAGCTTTTCACAAACCGCTTCAAG GACCGTATAGTATCGATGACACTGGATAAAGAGTATGATGTTGCTGTGGAGGCGATCCGACTGGTCACACTTATCTTGCA GGGAAGTGAAGATGCTTTGTCAAATGAGGACTGCGAGAATGTGTATCACCTGGTTTACTCTGCACACCGACCTGTAGCTGTTGCTGCAGGGGAGTTCCTGCACAGGAA GTTATTCAGTCGTCATGATCCACAGGCAGAAGAAGCTCTGGCAAAGCGCAGAGGGAGGAGCAGTCCCAACGGAAACCTCATCCGCATGTTGGTGCTCTTTTTCTTGGAGAGTGAG CTCCATGAACATGCAGCCTACCTGGTGGACTCACTGTGGGAAAGCTCTCAGGAGCTGCTGAAAGACTGGGAGTGTATGACTGAACTGCTGCTAGAGGAGCCTGTGCAGGGAGAGGAGG TGTTATCAGACAGACAGGAGAGTGCGCTGATAGAGCTGACAGTTTGCACCATCCGTCAGGCAGCAGAGGCACACCCACCTGTCGGCAGAGGCACCGGCAAAAGG GTGCTGACAGCAAAGGAGAGGAAGACCCAGATAGATGATAAGACCAAACTGACCGAGCACTTCATCATGGCTCTGCCGATGCTGCTGTCGAAG TATCAGGCGGATTCGGAGAAAGTGGCCAATCTGTTGCAGATCCCTCAGTTCTTCGACCTGGATGTGTACAGCGCCGGGCGCATGGAGAAGCACCTTGACGCCTTACTGAAGCAGATCCGTCTGGTGGTGGAGAAGCACATTGAGACGGACGTTCTGGAGGCCTGCAGTAAGACCTACAGCATCCTCTGCTCGGAGGAGTACACCATCATGAACCGTGTGGACATCGCACGCTCGCAGCTCATCGATGAGATGACCGACCGCTTTGCACACTCAGTGGAGGAGCTGCTGCAGGAG gCAGAAGAGGCTGATGATGACGACATCTACAACGTTTTATCTACTCTTAAAAGACTCACAGCCTTTCACAA TGCCCACGACCTGACGCGATGGGATTTGTTTGGTAACTGCTACCGCCTGCTGAAAGCGGGCATTGAGCAGGGCTCCATGCCGGAGCAGATAGCGGTCCAGGCCCTGCAGTGCTCCCACTACTCCATCCTCTGGCAGCTGGTGAAGATCACAGAGGGGGCTCCCACCAAG GACGACCTGGTGGCTCTCAGGAGAGTAGTCAAGTCTTTCCTGGCTGTGTGCCAGCAGTGCCTGTCCAACGTCAACACACCGGTCAAAgaacag GCGTTCATGCTCCTCTGTGACCTGCTGATGATCTTCAGTCATCAGCTGGTCTCTGGCGGCAGAGAGGGCCTCCAGCCACTGGTCTTCAACCCAGACAGCACTCTGCAGAACGAGCTGCTCAACTTCGTCCTAGACCACGTCTTCATCGACCAGGACGATGAGAGCCAGAGCATGG AGGgagatgaggaggatgaagccAATAAAATCGAAGCTCTCCATAAGAGGAGAAACCTGCTCGCAGCTTTCTGCAAACTCATCATCTATGACATCGTGGACATGCCCGCTGCTGCTGACATCTTCAAGCACTACATGAAG TATTACAATGACTACGGTGACATCATCAAGGAGACTCTGAGTAAAACCAGACAGACGGACAAGATTCTGTGTGCCAAGACACTCATCCTCAGTCTGCAACAG TTGTTCAATGAGCTGCTGCAGGATCAGGGTCCTAACCTGGACCGAACGTCGTCCCACGTCAGCGGCATCAAAGAGCTGGCACGACGCTTCGCCCTCACCTTCGGCCTCGATCAGATCAAGACCAGAGAGGCCGTGGCCACGCTGCACAA GGATGGAATAGAGTTTGCTTTTAAGTACCAGAatcctcgaggaccagagtttccTCCTATTAACCTGGCGTTCCTGGAGGTCCTGAGTGAATTCTCCTCCAAACTAATCCGCCAAGACAAAAAGACGGT CCACTCGTACCTGGAGAAGTTCATGTCGGAGTCCATGTCGGAGCGCCGCGAGGACGTGTGGCTGCCGCTGATCTCCTACAGGAACAGTCTGCTGACGGGCGGAGACGAGGACCACATGTCCGTCACGTCAGGATCCAGCAGCAAAACTGGCTCGGTGCGTAGCAAGAAGGGACGACCGCCGCTACACAAGAAACGCATCGAAG AAGAGAGCAGTGTGGAGGGGTCGTGGATGATGCGTAACGACACGCTGCCAACACCGGGGGCGCTGCAGACCCCTCAGCTCACCTCCACAGTCCTCAGAGAGAACAGACCAGCAGAACACATGCCAGACCCCGACTCAGAGCCCGGATCAGAAAACGACTTTGTACACAA TCCTCAGATGCAGATGTCGTGGCTCGGTCAGCAGAAGATGGAGGAGGTGAACAGGAAGGATCGGACGGGGATGAACTACATCAAGTCACGCAGCAATCAGGGCGTGCGGCAGACTGT GCGTGGGCTGATGGAGGATGACGCGGAGCCCATCTTCGAGGACGTGATGATGTCCTCGCGGGGTCAACTGGAGGACATGAACGAAGAGTTTGAAGACACTATGGTCATCGACCTG CCTCCATCAAGGAACAGACGTGAAAGAGCAGAATTAAGACCAGACTTCTTTGACTCTGCAGCAATGATTGAGGATGAGTCA